In Candidatus Eisenbacteria bacterium, a single genomic region encodes these proteins:
- a CDS encoding L-seryl-tRNA(Sec) selenium transferase, whose amino-acid sequence YADPERARRELPTLAMLGASRATLDERAARLAAELCARVPGLETRVVAGFGEVGGGSLPLQKLPGPVVEVQHPTLEGGALEGLARLADPPVIGIVRAGHFRLDPRTLAEAEVATAAMALARVWKPGGADRDNEKPIAAGPSSS is encoded by the coding sequence GTACGCGGACCCCGAACGCGCGCGCCGCGAGCTACCGACACTCGCGATGCTGGGCGCTTCGCGCGCGACGCTCGACGAGCGCGCCGCGCGACTGGCCGCCGAGCTGTGCGCGCGCGTGCCGGGCCTCGAAACCCGAGTCGTGGCAGGGTTCGGCGAGGTCGGCGGCGGCTCGCTGCCCCTGCAGAAGTTGCCGGGGCCGGTGGTCGAAGTTCAGCATCCGACGCTCGAGGGTGGCGCGCTCGAGGGCCTCGCACGCCTCGCGGATCCGCCGGTCATCGGGATCGTGCGTGCGGGTCACTTTCGGCTCGATCCGCGAACGCTCGCAGAGGCCGAAGTCGCCACCGCCGCGATGGCCCTGGCTCGCGTCTGGAAGCCCGGTGGCGCGGATCGGGACAACGAAAAACCGATTGCCGCCGGCCCTTCCTCCAGCTAA